CCACCCGGACGCCGGCGCCGATGACCAGGCCGGGCAGCACCACCGCGCCGAGGCCGAGGTGGGTGCGCGCGCCCAGGGTGACGGCGCCGCCCAGGGCGGCGTTGGGCGAGAGGTGGACGTAGTCGGCGAGCAGGCAGTCGTGCTCCACCACCGCGCCGGTGTTGACGATGTTGCCGCGCCCCAGGCGCGCGTCCGGGTTGACGGTGGCGTTGGCCATCACCACGGTGCCCTCGCCGAGCGTGGCGGTGGGCGCCACCACCGCCGAGGCGTGGACCAGGGTGACCACCGTGAAGCCGGCCGCCAGGAGCCGCGCGTGGGCCCGCTCCCGCGCGCCGTTCTCGCCGACCCCCAGCGCCAGCGCGGCCTGGAGCAGGGTCGGCCGCTCGCGGCGCAGCCGGTCGAGCGACAGCACCGGCAGCCCCCACAGCGAGGTGCCGTCGAGCGCCGGGGCGTCGTCGAGGAAGCCGGCCAGCGCCCAGCCGGCGGAGCGGGCCACGTCGGCCACCACCTTCCCGTGCCCGCCGGCGCCCAGGACGAGGAGCGGTCCTGCCTGGCTCACTGGTGGTCCTCGGAACCCTTGAACTCCGGCATGGTGACGTGGCCTTCCTTCGAGATGCCCGACCGGGTGACGACCTTGAGCGCCGTCAGCGCCAGGATCTTCAGGTCCAGCGCCAGGCTCCAGTGGTCCACGTACCACACGTCCAGCGCGAACTTCTCCTCCCAGGAGATGGCGTTGCGCCCGTTCACCTGGGCCCACCCGGTGATGCCGGGCAGCACCTCGTGGCGCCGCGCCTGCTCGGGCGAGTAGCGCGGCAGGTACTGCATGAGGAGCGGGCGCGGCCCCACCAGCGAGAGGTCGCCGCGCAGCACGTTCCAGAGCTGCGGCAGCTCGTCCAGGCTGGCGGCGCGCAGGAAGCGGCCCAGGGCGGTGAGCCGCTCGGCGTCGGGCAGCGGCCGCCCGTCGCGCCCCAGGGCGTGGCGCATGGTGCGGAACTTCACCACGCGGAAGGGCCGGGCGTGGCGGCCCGGCCGCTCCTGGCGGAACAGCACCGGCGCACCCATGTCGAGGCGGATGGCCAGGGCCACCAGGGCGAGCAGCGGCGAGAGCAGCACGAGCCCGGCCGCGGCAGCCGCGCCATCCACCAGGCGCTTCACCCCGGCCCGCCAGCCCCGCTGCCGCCCCGGCCCGCTCACGGCCCCACCAGCTCGGCCAGGTGGCCCAGGTACCTGGAGGCCAGCGCCTCGCGCCCGGCGTTGGCCACCACCCAGGCCCGGCCGCTGCGCCCCATGGCGGCGCGCCCTGCCGGGTCGTCGGCCAGCGCGACGATGGCCTCGGCCAGCGCGGCGCCGTCCTCCGGCCTGGCGAACAGCCCGGCGCGGGCCTCCTCGCACACCAGCTGCCGCGCCACGCCGTCGATGGCCAGCAGCGTGGGGCGCTCGCAGGCCATGTAGTCGAAGACCTTGTTGGGGTAGACGGTGCGGAAGGTGGGGTTGTCCTGCAGGACCGCGGCGCCGGCGTCGCAGGCCCGCACCAGGGCCGGCATGCGCTCCTTGGGCTGGGCGCCGTGGAACACCAGGTTGGTGAGCCCCAGGGCGCGGGCCCGCTCCTCGTGCTGGCGCCGCTCCTGGCCGTCGCCCACCGAGGCGATGAGGATGTCCGGGCGGTGGCGCAGCCGCTCGGCGGCGTCCACCAGCTGGCCGATGGCGTTGGCCCGGCCGTGGGCGCCCGCGTACATGACCACGAAGCGGCTTCCCCAGCCGAGCTCGGCGCGCAGCGCCTGGTCCGGCGGGCCGGGCGAGAAGAGGTCCAGGTCGGCGCCGTTGGGCACGAAGACGATCTTGCCGGCAGGCGCCAGGCCCCGGCGCACCAGGTCGTCGCGGAAGGCCGGGGTGAGCACGTTGATCCGGTCGGCGGTGCGGCAGGCCCAGCGCTCCAGGGCGTAGAGGAGCCGGGTGAGCGCCGCGCCCTCCCGCAGCACGCCGGTGGTGACGGCGCTCTCGGGCCAGAGGTCGCGGATCTCGAAGACCAGCCGGGCGCCGTGGCGGCGCGCCGCCAGCCAGCCCGGCAGGGCCGCCACCAGCGGGGGCGAGGTGGCGATGACCACATCCGGGCGCTCCACCCGCAGCGCCGCGGTGGCGGCGGAGAGGGTGAAGGCGAAGAAGGCCCACATGCGGCCGAGGTAGCTCCTGCCGTAGCTGGCGGGCACGTGGCAGCGCCACACCGTGACCGGCCCGTCCTGCTCCCGGGTGGTCCAGCGGCCGGCGTAGCGCGCCGGCGCCTGGCCGGTGGTGTAGTTGACCGTGCCGGCGATGACGGTGACCTGGTGGCCGGCCTCGCTCCAGAGCCGCGCCAGCTCGTTGAAGCGCGAGCCGCCCGGCTCGCCGGGCTGCAGGTAGAACTGGTGGACGACGAGGATCCTCACGACTGTTTCGCCCAGGTCAGGGTGTGCCGACCACGAGGCCTTCCGGCCCTGTCGCCTCGAGTTGGAAGCTCAAAGAGAG
The genomic region above belongs to Anaeromyxobacter sp. and contains:
- a CDS encoding glycosyltransferase family 4 protein; this encodes MRILVVHQFYLQPGEPGGSRFNELARLWSEAGHQVTVIAGTVNYTTGQAPARYAGRWTTREQDGPVTVWRCHVPASYGRSYLGRMWAFFAFTLSAATAALRVERPDVVIATSPPLVAALPGWLAARRHGARLVFEIRDLWPESAVTTGVLREGAALTRLLYALERWACRTADRINVLTPAFRDDLVRRGLAPAGKIVFVPNGADLDLFSPGPPDQALRAELGWGSRFVVMYAGAHGRANAIGQLVDAAERLRHRPDILIASVGDGQERRQHEERARALGLTNLVFHGAQPKERMPALVRACDAGAAVLQDNPTFRTVYPNKVFDYMACERPTLLAIDGVARQLVCEEARAGLFARPEDGAALAEAIVALADDPAGRAAMGRSGRAWVVANAGREALASRYLGHLAELVGP
- a CDS encoding sugar transferase, with translation MKRLVDGAAAAAGLVLLSPLLALVALAIRLDMGAPVLFRQERPGRHARPFRVVKFRTMRHALGRDGRPLPDAERLTALGRFLRAASLDELPQLWNVLRGDLSLVGPRPLLMQYLPRYSPEQARRHEVLPGITGWAQVNGRNAISWEEKFALDVWYVDHWSLALDLKILALTALKVVTRSGISKEGHVTMPEFKGSEDHQ